Proteins encoded within one genomic window of Triticum aestivum cultivar Chinese Spring chromosome 2D, IWGSC CS RefSeq v2.1, whole genome shotgun sequence:
- the LOC123055755 gene encoding WAS/WASL-interacting protein family member 3, with protein sequence MVLGGLSHPHSAATTPKIPLGIHPQPTSLLLPDPSNHHSPRRPPRSPRREPGRGAPCRLPPPRPRAHSRGAVAVTPRSAPLCSARLGPAAGLDDLKQAWPPERPSPEETPCRLRPCHLRPDPEVRRPSPSPHSRVAAALLRPRRVSRAPELHLACPPPRPHGRSNRTGGRAPKPSSRAPPPSTSRSFFVSLVAVTCPLLPSFSCSSSPLSLIPLVFSLTRRTSCRQHRRRWTPDAQIRSPSLPRRRPCRRRLHRFLTRTAPLQFVSSASLCPIWSPLTASIGWVTAAQAQLPSPASPAPRVPAGPIFGFVLEL encoded by the exons atggtg TTAGGAGGCTTGTCCCATCCCCATTCGGCTGCCACCACTCCaaaaatccccctcgggatccatccccaacctaccagcctcctccttcccgaTCCATCCAACCACCACAGCCCACGCAGACCTCCCCGTTCCCCTCGTCGCGAGCCAGGCAGAGGAGCTCcctgccgcctcccacctcctcgtCCCCGTGCCCACAGCCGCGGAGCTGTAGCTGTCACGCCAAGGTCGGCGCCCCTCTGCTCAGCTCGCCTCGGACCAGCAGCAGGTCTGGACGACCTCAAGCAGGCATGGCCACCCGAGAGGCCTAGCCCCGAGGAGACCCCATGTCGCCTTCGTCCTTGccatctccggccagatccggaggTTCGCCGCCCCTCTCCGTCCCCGCATTCCCGCGTTGCCGCCGCCTTGCTCCGTCCTCGCCGGGTCTctcgcgcgcccgagctccaccttgcgtgtccgcctcctcgtcctcatggCCGAAGCAACCGAACAGGAGGCCGAGCGCCCAAGCCCAGCAGCCGTGCGCCACCTCCCTCGACCAGCCGGAGCTTCTTCGTCAGCCTCGTCGCCGTCACGTGCCCCCTCCTCCCGTCCTTCTCCTGCTCGTCTTCCCCTCTGTCTCTCATCCCTCTCGTTTTCTCTCTGACCAGGAGAACTAGCTGCCGCCAACATCGCCGGAGATGGACCCCCGACGCCCAGATCCGCTCGCCTTCACTGCCTCGGCGCCGTCCctgtcgccgtcgtcttcatcggTTCCTGACGAGGACGGCGCCCCTCCAGTTCGTCTCGAGCGCCAGTCTTTGCCCGATCTGGTCCCCGTTGACCGCGAGCATTGGCTGGGTCACAGCTGCGCAGGCCCAGCTCCCTTCGCCCGCGAGCCCAGCTCCGCGCGTCCCTGCAGGCCCAAT cttcggtttcgttctggagttgtga